One part of the Mytilus trossulus isolate FHL-02 chromosome 11, PNRI_Mtr1.1.1.hap1, whole genome shotgun sequence genome encodes these proteins:
- the LOC134690432 gene encoding uncharacterized protein LOC134690432, with protein sequence MKIAWVLLLSLVLVFLLEDCEAWRVRVRGRRFIRKVVPRIRGRRLIRKIGHVIKGTIKTLTKVAIITNPALFIAKQVYDKYKAKKMQAELAGEETCVADDICGGSCVNKRCMWYCDNICNVFPSENEFNWRGELVYLPCKYSEYDYAGSGHFTPADLAYHIQERGREPDNMMVFKRLDQNGDGRVTASEFSNTKKYLLTDQDTC encoded by the exons atgaaAATCGCGTGGGTTCTTTTACTATCTTTAGTACTCGTCTTCCTCTTAGAGGATTGCGAAGCATGGAGGGTTAGAGTAAGAGGGCGGAGATTTATAAGAAAGGTTGTACCCAGAATTCGAGGTAGGCGCCTTATACGGAAAATTGGTCATGTAATCAAGGGCACTATCAAAACCCTTACGAAAGTGGCTATAATTACCAACCCTGCTCTGTTCATAGCTAAACAAGTATACGATAAGTACAAAGCAAAGAAAATGCAAGCAGAATTAGCAGGAGAAGAAACATGTGTAGCTGATGACATATGCGGTGGATCATGTGTCAATAAACGATGTATGTGGTACTGTGACAACATATGTAATGTATTTCCCAGTGAAAATGAG TTTAATTGGAGAGGAGAATTGGTTTATTTACCATGCAAATATTCAGAATACGACTATGCAGGCAGTGGACACTTTACTCCTGCAGATCTTGCATATCATATACAAGAGCGTGGACGTGAACCTGACAACATGATGGTTTTCAAGCGTTTAGATCAAAATG GTGATGGTAGAGTCACTGCCAGTGAGTTTAGCAACACCAAGAAATATCTCCTAACTGACCAAGACACCTGTTGA